A single region of the Anaerolineales bacterium genome encodes:
- a CDS encoding DevR family CRISPR-associated autoregulator translates to MSDKISVYNLTISARATLDLHSLNNEGSEGNQIQTRMVNIVAQDGRLHNVNAISGDMWKHIQAEHLHRLISERGGVPLCKGCQTFNANRINADPDFIEYVKRDKVSDVEKLNRLLQMCGMDDIEGILVTEGKNSLPRKSLVEFGWVVGVPEVTTTDSYFHVKYARERGQGKRQEDAAATDKEGSNLGQAIFHRPASSGVYAVIVAVEAARIGFNDINQTYAIEEGQRQTRYERLMESLLYTFLEPRGAMRSTQSPHLLNFEGVIAISSGATPAPTVSPLKDGYKTEIEAIRRNLDPIRPDVVKTAEFNSLAEFTEQMSGLIGSSSPYTLRYSHA, encoded by the coding sequence ATGTCCGATAAAATATCAGTCTACAATCTGACCATCAGCGCCCGCGCCACGCTTGACCTGCACAGCCTGAACAACGAGGGCAGCGAAGGCAATCAGATTCAGACGCGGATGGTCAACATTGTTGCCCAAGATGGACGCCTCCATAACGTGAACGCCATCAGCGGGGATATGTGGAAACACATTCAGGCGGAACACCTTCACCGGCTGATCAGCGAACGGGGCGGCGTGCCGCTGTGCAAGGGCTGCCAAACCTTCAATGCCAACCGCATCAACGCCGACCCTGATTTCATTGAGTATGTAAAACGGGATAAAGTGTCTGATGTGGAAAAACTAAACCGCCTGCTCCAGATGTGTGGGATGGATGACATTGAGGGGATTCTCGTCACTGAGGGGAAAAACAGCCTCCCCCGCAAAAGCCTTGTAGAGTTTGGATGGGTGGTGGGCGTCCCCGAAGTGACGACGACGGACAGCTACTTCCATGTGAAATATGCCCGCGAGCGCGGACAGGGCAAACGCCAAGAGGACGCCGCCGCAACCGACAAGGAAGGCTCAAACCTCGGTCAGGCAATCTTCCACCGTCCGGCATCCTCAGGCGTTTATGCGGTGATTGTCGCGGTGGAGGCAGCGCGGATTGGCTTCAACGACATCAACCAGACCTATGCCATTGAGGAGGGGCAGCGCCAAACGCGCTACGAACGCCTGATGGAAAGCCTGCTCTACACCTTCCTTGAACCACGCGGGGCAATGCGCAGCACGCAAAGCCCCCATCTCCTCAATTTTGAAGGGGTGATCGCCATCAGCAGCGGGGCAACGCCCGCTCCGACAGTCAGCCCGCTGAAGGATGGCTATAAGACAGAGATTGAGGCGATTCGCCGTAACCTTGACCCCATTCGTCCCGATGTGGTTAAAACGGCGGAATTTAACTCGCTGGCGGAATTCACCGAGCAAATGTCGGGCTTGATTGGGAGTTCGTCGCCCTATACGCTGCGTTACAGCCACGCCTAA
- a CDS encoding FHA domain-containing protein, with product MTDATNPTTFKCVNCGAPFLMGELVCGNCGAPLVTGGRTHKMEEVAPPKSDRLAGDAGAGQKPIYLEISGEVIQLPPGEEVVIGRRHGTDTLQPTVDLSSFRAEEYGVSRLHVRIKRKGDLIYVIDLNSTNGTFLNGRKLIPNGERVLRDKDDLSLGKLRTRVRF from the coding sequence ATGACGGACGCCACAAACCCCACAACCTTCAAATGTGTCAACTGCGGGGCGCCCTTCCTCATGGGCGAACTCGTGTGTGGAAACTGCGGCGCCCCCCTTGTCACCGGCGGGCGCACCCACAAAATGGAAGAAGTTGCCCCCCCAAAATCAGACCGTCTGGCGGGGGATGCCGGGGCGGGACAAAAGCCTATTTACCTTGAGATTAGTGGCGAGGTGATTCAACTTCCCCCAGGTGAGGAAGTCGTCATTGGGCGGCGGCATGGAACAGATACCCTTCAACCCACTGTTGATCTGTCCTCGTTTCGGGCTGAAGAATATGGCGTTTCGCGCCTCCATGTGCGCATCAAACGGAAGGGCGATCTGATCTACGTCATTGATTTGAACAGCACCAATGGAACATTCCTCAACGGGCGGAAATTGATCCCCAATGGGGAGCGTGTCCTGCGCGACAAAGATGACCTTAGCCTCGGAAAATTGCGAACGCGAGTGCGCTTTTAG
- the cas6 gene encoding CRISPR system precrRNA processing endoribonuclease RAMP protein Cas6 — protein MTIYHLRFTVEARDPITFGEQPGAQLRGALYEALCAQTGHDHNQHTPENADHCPVCWLMLREDANAQRGKDVPRAFTLRPPQQGDLRQYPSGMRFQFGVTFLGQAFTLFPYVALALPEMGRKGIGATRGRFDVHAVEGVNLLTDAYEVLMQPGYNAVRRPQLCVTAEHIANHVEFLAPKQVTLRFLTPTRLIDGGEPVRTPAFRVVMGRLLERFDLIQAAYGGNTIPSPYESLLSAAAEVRLVKDDTKWHTIYSHSTRTHSSSPISGFTGALTYEGHLVPFLPYLFWGQCLQIGKDTVKGNGVMQVVV, from the coding sequence TTGACCATCTATCATCTCCGCTTCACAGTGGAGGCACGCGATCCGATCACCTTTGGCGAACAGCCCGGAGCGCAGTTACGCGGAGCGCTTTACGAGGCACTCTGTGCGCAAACAGGTCATGATCACAACCAGCACACACCAGAAAATGCCGATCACTGTCCGGTCTGTTGGCTCATGCTGCGCGAAGATGCCAATGCCCAACGCGGGAAGGATGTCCCTCGTGCCTTCACCCTCCGCCCGCCGCAGCAGGGCGATTTACGTCAGTACCCTTCTGGGATGCGCTTTCAGTTTGGTGTCACCTTTTTGGGGCAAGCCTTCACCTTGTTTCCCTATGTTGCCCTCGCTTTGCCAGAGATGGGAAGGAAGGGAATCGGCGCCACACGGGGGCGGTTTGATGTTCATGCCGTAGAAGGGGTAAACCTTCTCACCGATGCTTATGAAGTTCTGATGCAGCCCGGATACAACGCCGTGCGCCGCCCCCAATTGTGTGTCACAGCAGAACATATTGCCAACCATGTTGAATTCCTTGCCCCCAAACAGGTCACACTGCGCTTTCTGACGCCCACCCGCCTGATCGATGGGGGGGAGCCCGTGCGCACGCCAGCCTTTCGGGTGGTCATGGGGCGCTTGTTAGAACGGTTTGATCTCATTCAAGCGGCGTATGGCGGCAATACCATCCCCTCACCCTACGAATCGCTGCTGAGCGCTGCCGCAGAGGTGCGGCTGGTGAAGGACGATACCAAATGGCACACGATCTACAGCCATTCCACGCGAACGCACAGCAGCAGCCCGATCAGTGGGTTTACGGGCGCGTTAACCTATGAGGGGCATCTTGTCCCCTTCCTCCCCTACCTTTTTTGGGGGCAGTGCCTTCAGATTGGGAAGGATACGGTCAAAGGGAACGGGGTGATGCAGGTGGTGGTTTAA
- the secG gene encoding preprotein translocase subunit SecG, whose product MTQNATLITALNMIQVLVSIGLVVVIILQAKGSGIGNLLGGGDTGLGIAKTRRGLEKTLFQITIFLAGVFLIVAIIRLMLQN is encoded by the coding sequence ATGACTCAAAATGCGACCTTAATTACCGCCCTAAACATGATTCAAGTCCTTGTCTCGATAGGGTTGGTGGTGGTGATCATCCTTCAGGCAAAAGGGAGCGGGATCGGTAATTTGCTCGGCGGCGGGGACACCGGTTTGGGCATTGCCAAAACACGGCGTGGTTTGGAGAAAACGCTCTTTCAGATCACGATTTTTCTTGCCGGGGTGTTCCTCATTGTGGCGATTATTCGCCTGATGCTTCAGAACTAA
- the cas2 gene encoding CRISPR-associated endonuclease Cas2, with product MNILLVYDITDDKARAKIADTCLDYGLDRTQFSAFIGRLTHTLQEELFMRLERVLRKSGGGGKIQLIPICAKDWAARMEIAQEGEPRPEEASDG from the coding sequence ATGAACATTTTGTTGGTTTATGACATTACTGATGACAAGGCGCGGGCAAAGATTGCCGATACCTGCCTCGATTACGGGCTGGATCGGACGCAGTTCAGCGCCTTCATTGGGCGCTTGACACACACCCTTCAAGAGGAACTGTTCATGCGCTTGGAACGTGTTTTGCGCAAGAGCGGGGGCGGCGGAAAAATCCAATTGATTCCGATTTGTGCTAAGGATTGGGCGGCGCGAATGGAAATTGCTCAGGAAGGGGAACCCCGCCCAGAGGAAGCGTCTGATGGCTGA
- a CDS encoding SUMF1/EgtB/PvdO family nonheme iron enzyme, with protein MSDLDPATLTTLRTILAPKLTDEDTRRMLVASAFGAAHTLVTQITYDGNAANWVVNTFTEVASYDFPDGEYACWKLVKTALGFKNWFGKTDTEALLVLAPKLQPGITEAAIALVRQTPTAPPPALPIIDPTIIPAIGNFPEKLPGAVWLSVDTGTVTIEQGRSSASAVYSITPLDTLNVEAFAIARLLVTNADFQRFENAADGYRYPLWWDFSPGAKLWRERNPEAKPTAFAGEKLPRTNLSWYEAVAYTRWLTHHLNEGGREVRLPTEAEWQLAAGGGKGLIYPYGNGFDRAKCNTAESGRKQPTAVETYKTMGESPCGALDMAGNVWEWCLNTPSDPAGMILSGTLVRAARGGSYYDSADSARTGYRARYDPGTRAQTIGMRLIVAAKE; from the coding sequence ATGAGCGATCTTGACCCCGCCACCCTCACCACCCTGCGCACGATCCTTGCCCCTAAATTGACTGACGAAGACACGCGCCGAATGCTTGTTGCCAGTGCCTTTGGCGCAGCCCATACCTTAGTGACGCAGATTACCTATGATGGCAATGCCGCCAATTGGGTGGTGAATACCTTCACCGAGGTTGCCAGTTACGACTTTCCTGATGGGGAGTACGCTTGTTGGAAATTGGTCAAGACCGCGCTTGGGTTTAAGAATTGGTTTGGGAAAACAGATACGGAAGCGCTCTTGGTGCTTGCCCCTAAACTTCAACCCGGAATTACCGAGGCAGCCATTGCCCTTGTCCGCCAGACGCCCACCGCGCCGCCGCCAGCCCTCCCCATCATCGACCCCACCATCATTCCCGCCATAGGGAACTTCCCAGAAAAATTGCCCGGTGCGGTATGGCTGTCTGTTGACACCGGAACAGTGACCATTGAACAAGGGCGCAGCAGCGCATCCGCCGTCTACAGCATCACCCCCCTCGACACGCTGAACGTCGAAGCCTTTGCCATTGCCCGCCTGTTGGTGACGAACGCCGATTTTCAGCGCTTTGAGAACGCCGCCGATGGCTACCGTTATCCGCTGTGGTGGGATTTTTCCCCAGGGGCAAAACTGTGGCGAGAGCGCAACCCGGAAGCAAAACCGACAGCCTTCGCAGGCGAAAAACTTCCGCGCACAAACCTCTCGTGGTATGAAGCCGTCGCCTATACGCGCTGGCTGACCCACCACCTGAACGAGGGCGGGAGGGAGGTTCGCCTTCCCACCGAGGCGGAATGGCAGCTAGCGGCGGGGGGAGGGAAGGGACTCATCTATCCCTATGGCAATGGGTTTGACCGCGCCAAATGCAACACAGCAGAGAGCGGGCGAAAGCAGCCGACGGCGGTTGAAACCTACAAGACAATGGGCGAAAGCCCCTGTGGGGCGTTGGATATGGCGGGGAATGTGTGGGAGTGGTGTTTAAATACGCCCAGTGATCCAGCGGGCATGATTTTGAGTGGAACATTGGTACGGGCAGCGCGTGGCGGATCCTATTACGACTCAGCGGATAGCGCCCGCACGGGCTATCGGGCGCGGTATGACCCCGGTACGCGAGCGCAAACCATTGGGATGCGGCTCATCGTCGCCGCCAAAGAATGA
- a CDS encoding transcriptional regulator yields MSRSYTKAQRLNDIQHILVKHHHEGTTKEAIAEHFGVDRSTIQRDISELQDNGVPVYEVRHGYFALDPAYLRYNLDFSSAESLILYLAARRMARQASNAIAPILNALDKLADGLRKPMMEALREALGETGKRPADLQKETHFEALTKGWLNNHYVKIVYRGLHSLNAHSYHLAPYLFEPSPWGEGTYIVGYVRERDALMTLKLERVEKATTTNDPFTIPDSFDQNTLLNHAWGVWMGEGDPVRVILHFSPQVIRRVRENRWHPSETIRDLPSGGLQWSAEVSEPKEMLPWIRGWGADVEIIEPPSLREELMIDLRRLNYIYEIESDVDEYGLPR; encoded by the coding sequence ATGAGTCGAAGTTACACAAAAGCGCAGCGACTAAACGATATTCAACATATTCTTGTTAAACATCATCATGAAGGTACTACCAAAGAGGCAATCGCTGAACACTTTGGCGTAGATCGATCCACAATCCAACGGGACATTAGCGAATTGCAGGATAATGGCGTTCCTGTTTATGAAGTCAGGCATGGATACTTCGCGCTCGATCCGGCTTACTTACGCTACAACCTTGATTTTTCCAGCGCAGAGTCGTTGATTCTCTACCTTGCCGCTCGGCGTATGGCGCGGCAGGCATCCAATGCCATTGCCCCGATCCTCAATGCGCTGGATAAATTGGCAGACGGGCTGCGTAAACCGATGATGGAGGCGCTCCGCGAGGCGCTTGGCGAAACGGGCAAACGCCCCGCCGATCTCCAAAAAGAGACCCATTTTGAGGCGCTGACGAAAGGCTGGCTCAACAACCACTATGTGAAGATCGTCTATCGCGGGCTGCACAGCCTAAACGCGCACAGTTACCACCTTGCCCCCTATCTTTTTGAGCCATCTCCCTGGGGAGAAGGGACGTACATCGTGGGCTATGTCCGTGAGCGAGATGCCCTAATGACGCTCAAATTAGAGCGTGTGGAAAAAGCCACCACCACAAACGACCCCTTCACCATCCCAGACAGCTTCGATCAAAACACGCTCCTAAACCATGCCTGGGGGGTATGGATGGGCGAAGGTGATCCCGTCCGTGTGATCCTCCATTTCAGCCCACAAGTCATACGGCGCGTCCGCGAAAACCGCTGGCATCCAAGCGAGACGATCCGCGATCTCCCTAGCGGTGGATTGCAATGGAGCGCCGAGGTCAGCGAACCGAAAGAAATGCTCCCATGGATTCGAGGGTGGGGGGCGGATGTGGAAATCATTGAACCCCCATCCCTCCGTGAGGAACTGATGATTGATCTTAGACGGTTGAATTACATCTATGAAATTGAGTCGGATGTCGATGAATATGGGCTGCCGAGGTGA
- a CDS encoding FtsW/RodA/SpoVE family cell cycle protein: protein MHTRTFALPLPDSIDHADLVTRRERLLLILAAFFVGVAHVGTTLARRLPPGELWTFAVWLAAALLGTRFLNRRLPHRDPYLFPVVMLLSGWSLALLERVAPVFSGRQTLWLIVAVGMLLLVTALSADLRWLSGYRYLWLGGGLALLAVTIIAGRNPTDHGPRLWLGVEGVFFQPSELLKIILVVFIASYFAEHRLYTLGSGRAAAGEPRSLVWLARFFAPLALMWGISVVILIWQRDLGTAALFFLVFLAMLYLAQGRATLLVGGLGLFAIVGMIAYLAVDLVRLRIDIWLNPWRDPRGDAFQIVQSLMAVASGGLFGQGAGHGSPTYVPVVHSDFIFAAVAEEWGLIGGLAVVMLIAFLVLRGLRLAMLHSGRPFRAYLAAGISLMIGIQSILILGGILKVIPLTGVTLPFLSYGGSSLLISFVMIGLLLVLSAEV, encoded by the coding sequence ATGCACACCCGGACATTTGCGCTGCCCCTTCCCGACAGCATCGATCACGCCGATTTAGTCACGCGGCGGGAACGGTTGCTGTTGATTCTCGCCGCCTTCTTTGTAGGGGTTGCCCATGTGGGAACAACCCTCGCCCGCCGTCTGCCGCCGGGCGAACTTTGGACATTCGCCGTGTGGCTGGCTGCCGCCCTGTTGGGGACGCGCTTCCTCAACCGCCGCCTTCCCCACCGCGACCCCTACCTTTTTCCTGTTGTCATGCTCCTTAGTGGGTGGAGTCTTGCCCTTTTGGAGCGCGTTGCCCCTGTCTTTTCGGGGCGGCAGACCCTCTGGCTGATCGTTGCTGTGGGGATGCTCCTCCTTGTGACTGCACTCTCTGCCGACCTCCGCTGGTTAAGCGGCTATCGCTACCTCTGGTTGGGCGGTGGGTTGGCGCTCCTTGCCGTGACGATCATCGCCGGACGTAACCCCACCGACCACGGCCCGCGCTTGTGGCTGGGCGTGGAGGGCGTATTTTTCCAACCCTCTGAACTGTTGAAGATTATCCTTGTCGTGTTCATTGCCAGCTACTTTGCTGAACACCGCCTCTATACGCTTGGGAGCGGGCGGGCGGCGGCCGGAGAACCCCGTTCATTGGTGTGGCTTGCCCGCTTTTTTGCCCCCCTCGCCCTGATGTGGGGAATCAGCGTCGTCATTCTTATTTGGCAGCGCGATCTTGGCACGGCGGCGCTTTTCTTCCTTGTGTTCCTCGCTATGCTCTACTTGGCTCAGGGGCGGGCGACCCTTCTCGTCGGTGGGTTGGGGTTGTTTGCCATTGTCGGGATGATTGCCTACCTTGCCGTTGATCTCGTCCGGTTGCGGATTGATATCTGGCTTAACCCCTGGCGCGACCCACGAGGGGACGCCTTTCAGATTGTCCAAAGCCTTATGGCGGTGGCATCTGGCGGCTTGTTTGGTCAGGGGGCGGGGCATGGCTCGCCCACCTATGTCCCCGTTGTCCACTCCGATTTTATCTTTGCAGCGGTGGCGGAAGAATGGGGGTTGATCGGCGGATTGGCAGTGGTTATGTTGATCGCCTTCCTCGTCTTGCGTGGGCTGCGCCTTGCCATGCTGCACAGTGGACGACCCTTCCGCGCCTATCTTGCCGCTGGCATCAGCCTGATGATCGGTATCCAAAGCATCTTAATTTTAGGGGGTATTTTGAAGGTGATCCCGCTCACGGGCGTCACTCTCCCCTTTTTAAGCTACGGGGGAAGTTCCCTTCTGATTAGTTTTGTGATGATTGGGCTGCTGCTCGTCCTGAGCGCGGAGGTCTGA
- the cas4 gene encoding CRISPR-associated protein Cas4, translated as MAETDQEARLFRVTDLKQYLYCPRTHYYHTCLPEVRPTTAKMAMGKEAHEDEPKRAVRRELEAMDSEGGVRHFNVTLIAPKLGLSGKIDEVIEVATPTRTLIPVDYKLSRTAGTHFKAQVAAYGMMLEEIFGLPVTKGYLYLITVRQAESVAITGGLRNSVKKALETMRWIADGEHMPPPTDQVNKCISCEFRRFCNDVV; from the coding sequence ATGGCTGAGACCGACCAAGAAGCACGGTTGTTCCGGGTAACGGATCTAAAGCAGTATCTCTATTGCCCACGTACCCATTATTACCATACCTGTCTGCCGGAGGTGCGCCCCACCACCGCAAAAATGGCGATGGGGAAAGAAGCGCACGAGGACGAGCCAAAGCGGGCAGTACGGCGTGAGTTGGAGGCAATGGACAGTGAGGGCGGGGTGCGCCACTTCAATGTCACTCTGATTGCCCCTAAGTTGGGTTTGAGTGGGAAGATTGACGAAGTGATTGAGGTAGCGACGCCAACGCGCACGCTGATCCCTGTAGATTACAAGCTGAGCCGGACGGCGGGGACGCACTTCAAGGCACAAGTGGCAGCTTATGGGATGATGTTAGAGGAAATCTTTGGTCTACCGGTGACGAAAGGATATCTCTACCTGATCACAGTGCGTCAAGCCGAATCGGTGGCAATTACAGGGGGGCTTCGCAACTCGGTGAAAAAAGCCCTCGAAACAATGCGTTGGATTGCCGATGGTGAACACATGCCCCCGCCAACGGATCAGGTGAATAAGTGCATCTCGTGCGAGTTCCGGCGGTTTTGTAATGATGTCGTTTAA
- the cas3 gene encoding CRISPR-associated helicase Cas3', whose translation MMDFDLLPFQIAVGKAILSGKNVILQAPPGAGKTYAALKPFFNALENSRLFPKKCLYAVPMRVLANQFVSAYGDFLKSPTIRLTNQRSSRDPLVDIQTGEQRRDPRLEAALTFVTIDQLLSSFLGAPFSLPRRLANLNAGAVLSSYLVLDEFHLYDPESTLPTALEMLRIVNGVCPFILMTATFSTPLLNDLAKELNATVIGGTPEDHAAFAALPSQQKTRRYHPLDEPLSAERVLATHKRRSIVLCNQVERAQAMAHLINQSAPDEVRVILLHSRFLAEDRRRIEGDIRRHFGKPADAETDSSGSVILVATQVIEVGLDITSETLHTELAPANAIIQRAGRCARYQGEVGDVYIYRWALDPDEGEIDLSEKVNPYAEHKEVIRQTWEAFAARNGVLDYAGELAVINHAHGKQDAQISGQLKAKGLPHRERMFDVMVGGDYEKAPTLIREMFQQRVVIHDDPKALLERLRAKRLSPYSLDGFGLHIGIAAGYVKTWLAQNLADEPEYRVAMLVSQPDPDQANRTEYTVTMVSGSQEFAGAAILFVHPDLAGYDPERGFLPNEGRPFERPAEPPLGENTNKPDDPYGYRLETYEAHIERVYREFESPVWIEAAYAAAQIEAKYHLPKGQIQTMAKLAVILHDTGKLNVKWQAWVKAWQTFIGLTDEYEQGAAYAHTDNYTAEHRRLDREFRTAKHASRPPHAVEGAAAALYILTEAVGDDETLLEVLFTVIARHHSPDAESLREPFDLEQGATRRTAGLLETYLPDLPNLRKAVRFPTKKEQKGIEKDFITQEWRELPYMLTMLLSRVLRRADQRGTQVGIVKEG comes from the coding sequence ATGATGGATTTTGATCTTCTTCCTTTTCAGATTGCTGTTGGAAAAGCGATTTTGAGTGGCAAGAATGTTATTCTTCAAGCCCCTCCGGGCGCGGGAAAAACCTATGCCGCGCTCAAGCCGTTTTTCAATGCGCTGGAAAACAGCCGCCTCTTTCCGAAAAAATGCTTGTACGCCGTGCCGATGCGCGTGTTGGCAAACCAATTTGTGAGCGCATATGGTGATTTTTTAAAGAGTCCCACCATTCGCCTGACGAACCAACGAAGCAGCCGCGATCCCCTCGTGGATATTCAAACGGGCGAACAGCGGCGCGATCCGCGCTTGGAGGCGGCGCTCACCTTTGTGACGATTGATCAACTCCTCAGCAGTTTTCTCGGTGCGCCGTTCAGTTTGCCGCGCCGTTTGGCAAACCTGAACGCCGGGGCGGTGCTGTCCTCCTACCTTGTCTTGGACGAATTCCATCTTTATGACCCAGAATCGACCCTTCCAACGGCGTTGGAAATGCTGCGTATCGTGAACGGGGTTTGCCCGTTCATCCTCATGACGGCAACCTTCAGCACCCCGCTCTTGAACGATTTGGCGAAGGAATTGAACGCCACGGTGATCGGCGGGACGCCAGAAGACCATGCCGCATTCGCCGCTTTGCCCTCCCAACAAAAGACACGCCGTTATCATCCTCTCGATGAACCGCTCAGCGCAGAGCGTGTTTTAGCCACACACAAACGGCGAAGCATCGTCCTGTGTAATCAGGTGGAACGGGCGCAGGCGATGGCACACCTGATCAACCAGTCTGCCCCCGATGAGGTGCGCGTGATCCTCTTGCACAGCCGCTTTTTAGCAGAGGATCGCCGCCGGATAGAAGGCGATATTCGCCGCCATTTTGGGAAGCCCGCCGATGCCGAAACGGATTCATCGGGGAGCGTCATTTTGGTTGCCACACAGGTCATTGAGGTGGGATTGGATATCACCAGCGAGACGCTGCACACGGAACTCGCTCCGGCGAACGCGATCATCCAGCGGGCGGGGCGCTGCGCCCGCTATCAGGGCGAAGTGGGCGATGTCTATATCTACCGGTGGGCGCTTGATCCCGACGAGGGGGAAATCGATCTGAGCGAGAAGGTCAACCCGTATGCCGAACATAAAGAGGTTATTCGGCAAACGTGGGAGGCATTCGCGGCGCGAAATGGCGTCCTTGATTATGCCGGTGAGTTGGCGGTGATTAACCACGCTCACGGGAAGCAAGATGCGCAGATAAGCGGGCAGTTGAAGGCAAAGGGGTTGCCTCACCGTGAGCGGATGTTCGATGTGATGGTTGGTGGCGATTATGAAAAAGCACCGACGTTGATTCGGGAGATGTTCCAACAGAGAGTCGTTATTCATGATGATCCGAAGGCGCTTTTGGAACGTCTGCGGGCAAAGCGTCTTTCCCCTTACAGTTTGGATGGATTTGGGCTGCACATCGGCATAGCAGCGGGATATGTGAAAACGTGGCTGGCACAGAATTTGGCGGATGAGCCAGAATACCGCGTAGCAATGCTGGTGAGCCAGCCCGATCCCGACCAAGCGAACCGCACCGAATATACGGTGACGATGGTGAGCGGATCGCAGGAATTCGCTGGCGCAGCCATTTTGTTCGTTCACCCTGATCTCGCTGGCTATGACCCAGAAAGAGGATTTTTGCCCAACGAGGGACGCCCCTTTGAGCGCCCCGCTGAGCCGCCGCTTGGCGAGAACACCAATAAGCCCGATGACCCCTATGGCTACCGTCTGGAAACCTATGAGGCGCATATCGAGCGCGTTTACAGGGAATTTGAATCCCCTGTGTGGATAGAGGCAGCCTATGCCGCCGCTCAGATTGAAGCGAAATACCATCTTCCCAAAGGGCAAATCCAAACGATGGCAAAACTCGCCGTGATCCTTCACGACACAGGGAAATTAAACGTGAAATGGCAGGCGTGGGTGAAAGCGTGGCAGACCTTCATCGGGCTTACCGACGAGTACGAGCAAGGGGCGGCGTATGCCCATACGGATAATTACACCGCCGAACACCGCCGCCTTGATCGGGAATTTCGGACGGCGAAGCACGCAAGCCGCCCGCCCCATGCCGTTGAGGGGGCGGCTGCCGCGCTGTATATCCTCACGGAGGCGGTGGGGGATGACGAGACCTTGCTGGAGGTGCTTTTCACCGTGATTGCCCGCCACCACAGCCCCGATGCGGAGTCGCTTAGAGAGCCGTTCGATTTAGAGCAAGGGGCGACAAGGCGCACGGCGGGGCTGCTAGAAACCTATCTGCCCGATCTGCCGAATTTACGTAAGGCGGTGCGTTTTCCCACAAAGAAGGAACAAAAGGGCATTGAGAAGGACTTTATCACGCAGGAATGGAGGGAACTTCCCTACATGCTGACGATGCTGCTGTCGCGGGTACTGCGCCGCGCCGACCAGCGCGGGACACAAGTGGGGATAGTGAAGGAAGGGTAG
- the cas1 gene encoding CRISPR-associated endonuclease Cas1, translating to MAIVEHLVVETYGAFISKHSERLRVTKADEKLCEAPLMHLQSVLVASKGVGISSDVIAECAERGIPIFFCNPSGHTYGTVYAAGLGGTILTRREQLYAYGDQRGRDAALAFAAGKIENQAITLRYMAKTRKESAPDAYEQLCQADMAILDHLASLERLDGETVEAVRERLMAVEGSAAKAYWGAIRAVIPAEYNWTSRQTRGATDPVNSLLNYGYGILYGKVEQALVVAGLDPYAGFMHADRPGKPSLVLDLIEEFRQTAVDRVVFGLANRHFKVDQDEGGNLKPEICRSLAEKVLAHLDAGVRHEGKSYPLRMVIQQQARKLAAFLRRERPLYEPFKATW from the coding sequence ATGGCAATTGTGGAACATCTCGTGGTGGAAACGTATGGGGCGTTTATCAGCAAGCACAGCGAACGCCTGCGGGTGACGAAAGCCGATGAAAAGCTCTGCGAGGCGCCGCTCATGCACTTGCAATCGGTGTTGGTTGCCAGCAAGGGTGTGGGTATTTCATCGGATGTGATTGCTGAATGTGCCGAACGGGGAATCCCCATCTTTTTCTGCAACCCGTCGGGGCATACCTATGGGACGGTCTATGCGGCGGGTTTGGGCGGGACAATCCTCACCCGCCGGGAACAGCTTTACGCTTATGGTGATCAACGCGGGCGGGATGCGGCGTTGGCATTTGCCGCGGGGAAAATCGAAAACCAAGCGATCACCTTGCGCTATATGGCAAAGACGCGCAAAGAGAGCGCCCCCGATGCCTATGAGCAGCTTTGTCAGGCGGATATGGCGATTTTGGATCACCTTGCCAGTTTAGAACGCCTTGATGGAGAGACGGTGGAGGCTGTTCGGGAACGGCTTATGGCGGTGGAGGGGAGTGCCGCAAAAGCCTATTGGGGGGCGATTCGGGCGGTGATCCCCGCTGAATACAACTGGACAAGCCGCCAAACGCGAGGGGCTACCGATCCGGTAAACAGCCTTCTTAATTACGGCTATGGGATTCTCTACGGGAAGGTGGAGCAGGCGTTGGTTGTGGCAGGGCTTGATCCCTATGCCGGATTCATGCACGCAGACCGCCCTGGCAAACCTAGCCTTGTCCTCGATCTGATTGAAGAATTCCGCCAGACAGCAGTGGATCGCGTCGTTTTCGGTCTGGCGAACCGCCATTTCAAGGTAGATCAAGATGAGGGGGGGAATCTCAAACCAGAGATTTGCCGCAGCCTTGCTGAGAAGGTCTTGGCGCACTTGGATGCCGGGGTTCGCCATGAGGGAAAAAGTTACCCCCTGCGGATGGTAATTCAACAGCAAGCCCGAAAGCTGGCTGCCTTTCTGCGGCGCGAACGACCCCTTTATGAGCCATTCAAGGCGACATGGTGA